In the Paroedura picta isolate Pp20150507F chromosome 15, Ppicta_v3.0, whole genome shotgun sequence genome, one interval contains:
- the SDF4 gene encoding 45 kDa calcium-binding protein, protein MVSKRAFACSLGSVYLSLLFVFLLMDVYARPANSSALKEKAADGKDENEILPPDHLNGVKMEMDGHLNKEFHQEVFLGKEMEEFDEDSEPRRNRRKLMVIFSKVDQNRDKKVSAKEMQRWIMEKTEEHFQEAVEENKMHFRAVDPDGDGHVSWDEYRIKFLASKGFNEKEVAEKIKNNEELKIDEETQEVLDNLKDRWYQADNPPADLLLNEEEFLSFLHPEHSRGMLKFMVKEIVRDLDQDGDKKLTLSEFISLPVGTVENQQAQDIDDDWVKDRKKEFEEVIDADHDGIVTMEELEEYMDPMNEYNALNEAKQMIAVADENQNHHLELEEILKYSEYFTGSKLMDYARNVHEEF, encoded by the exons ATGGTTTCGAAGCGGGCTTTCGCTTGCAGTTTGGGCTCGGTCTATTTGTCCCTCCTCTTTGTTTTCCTGCTCATGGACGTCTACGCCCGGCCGGCCAACAGCTCTGCCTTGAAAGAGAAAGCCGCCGACGGCAAAGACGAGAACGAGATCCTGCCCCCCGACCACTTGAACGGCGTCAAGATGGAGATGGACGGCCACCTGAACAAGGAGTTCCACCAGGAGGTCTTCTTGGGGAAGGAGATGGAGGAGTTCGATGAGGATTCGGAGCCACGGAGGAACAGGAGGAAGCTGATGGTGATCTTCTCCAA AGTAGACCAGAACCGGGACAAGAAGGTCAGTGCAAAGGAGATGCagcgctggatcatggaaaagaCAGAGGAGCACTTCCAGGAGGCCGTGGAGGAGAACAAAATGCACTTCCGGGCGGTGGATCCCGATGGAGACG GGCACGTGTCCTGGGACGAGTACAGGATCAAGTTTCTGGCCAGCAAAGGATTTAACGAGAAGGAGGTCGCAGAAAAGATCAAGAATAACGAGGAGCTCAAAATAGACGAGGAAA CGCAGGAAGTCTTAGATAACTTGAAGGATCGCTGGTATCAAGCAGACAACCCCCCTGCGGACCTCTTGCTGAACGAGGAGGAGTTTTTGTCCTTCCTGCATCCGGAGCACAGCAGAGGGATGCTGAAGTTCATGGTCAAGGAGATCGTCCGGGATCTGG ATCAAGATGGCGACAAGAAGCTGACGCTCTCCGAGTTCATCTCCTTGCCCGTCGGCACCGTGGAGAACCAGCAGGCCCAAGATATCGACGACGACTGGGTGAAAGACCGGAAGAAGGAGTTTGAGGAAGTCATCGACGCCGATCACGACGGCATTGTCACCATGGAGGAGCTGGAG gagtACATGGACCCGATGAACGAGTACAACGCCCTGAACGAGGCCAAGCAAATGATCGCGGTGGCGGACGAGAACCAGAACCACCACCTGGAGCTGGAGGAAATCTTGAAGTACAGCGAATATTTCACTGGCAGCAAGCTGATGGACTACGCCCGCAACGTCCACGAGGAGTTCTAA
- the B3GALT6 gene encoding beta-1,3-galactosyltransferase 6, which produces MKLLRLLCRRKTALGLGGLLLFAVVLLYLAKCTSEGLKPSQGWALPHQQPPARPGSVGGLHPPAVALPPPPEETAFLAVLVTSGPKYTERRSIIRSTWFSAVGRAPHSDVWCRFVVGTGGLSGEELHALELEQSRHRDLLLLPDLRDSYENLAAKVLAMYAWLDQHLDFRFVLKADDDTFVRLDVLVEELKTKEPHRLYWGFFSGRGRVKSGGKWKENAWLLCDYYLPYALGGGYVISADLVHYLRLNQDYLNVWQSEDVSLGAWLAPVDVKRIHDPRFDTEYKSRGCNNKYIVTHKQGIEDMLEKHQTLAKEGKLCKEEVKLRLSYIYDWSVPPSQCCQRKDGIP; this is translated from the coding sequence ATGAAGCTTCTCCGCCTCCTTTGCCGCCGCAAGACGGCGCTGGGCCTGGGGGGCCTGCTGCTCTTCGCTGTGGTGCTTCTCTACCTGGCCAAGTGCACCTCGGAAGGCCTCAAGCCCTCCCAAGGGTGGGCCCTGCCTCACCAGCAGCCCCCGGCCCGCCCCGGCAGTGTCGGCGGTCTCCATCCCCCTGCTGTGGCCTTGCCCCCTCCTCCTGAGGAGACGGCTTTCCTGGCCGTGCTGGTGACCAGCGGCCCTAAATATACGGAGAGGCGCAGCATCATCCGCAGCACTTGGTTCTCGGCGGTTGGCCGGGCTCCGCACAGTGACGTTTGGTGCCGCTTCGTGGTGGGCACCGGTGGCTTGAGCGGGGAGGAGCTTCATGCCTTGGAACTGGAGCAGAGCCGTCACCGGGACCTCTTGCTCCTCCCGGACCTTCGTGACTCCTATGAAAATCTGGCCGCCAAGGTCTTGGCTATGTACGCGTGGCTTGACCAGCACCTGGATTTTCGCTTTGTCCTCAAGGCGGACGATGATACGTTTGTACGGCTGGACGTCCTCGTAGAGGAACTGAAAACCAAGGAGCCGCACCGTCTCTACTGGGGTTTCTTCTCGGGGCGGGGCCGCGTGAAATCGGgaggaaaatggaaggaaaacGCGTGGCTCCTTTGTGACTACTACCTGCCTTACGCCCTTGGGGGCGGCTATGTGATCTCAGCAGACCTCGTGCACTATTTGCGCCTCAACCAAGACTATCTCAACGTGTGGCAGAGTGAAGATGTCTCCTTGGGTGCCTGGCTAGCACCCGTGGATGTGAAAAGGATCCATGACCCCCGTTTTGACACAGAGTATAAATCACGAGGCTGCAACAACAAGTACATCGTAACTCATAAACAGGGCATTGAGGACATGTTGGAGAAACATCAGACGCTGGCCAAAGAAGGGAAGCTCTGTAAAGAGGAGGTTAAACTCAGACTGTCTTATATATATGACTGGAGTGTGCCTCCTTCACAATGCTGTCAAAGGAAAGATGGCATCCCTTGA